In Streptomyces camelliae, the sequence CAGGTGACGGCGGCGGCGACGAGGACCGCGGCGACGAGATAGGGCGTGTCAGGCACGGCTCGGGTCCTTCCCCGCGGTCAGCCGGCGCACGAGGAGCCCGGCGGTGAACAGGCCGAAGGCGGCGAGGAGCAGGCTGCCCGGGAGGAGCAGCCGGGCGGCGAGTGCGCTGAGCAGGGCGAGCACCGGTGTCGGCAGATCCTCCCGCCGCTCGCGCACGGCCTCCAGCGCCAGCACCGTGAACAGTGCCGTGAGCGCGAAGTCCAGGCCCTTGACGCCGTCGGGGACGAGTGAGCCGAGCAGCGCTCCGGCGGTGGCGCCGCCGGCCCAGTACAGCTGCATGAAGAGCTGGAGCCACAGGATGCGGCGCCCGGACCAGGTGTGGGCCTGCTGCCCAGCGGTGAGCGCGTAGGCCTCGTCGCACAGCGCGAAGGTGCTGTAGGCCTTGCCGAGGGGGCCCTTGACCCGGTCCAGCGGGAACGACAGGGCGTAGAAGACGTGCCGGACGTTCACCAGCAACGCCGAGACGGCGACCGAGGCCAGCGGTACGGCGGCGGTGACCATGCCGATGAGCAGGAACTCGAAGGACCCGGCGTAGATCAGCGCGCTGGACAGGCTCGCCCACCACCAGTCGACGCCGGAGTGCGCGACGAGCACGCCGAAGGCGGCCCCGAGCGGGACGAAGCCCAGCCCCACGGAGGCCGAGTCCCGGAAGGCGGCCCGCGCCTCGGACCGGGTCCGCGGCGGCGCGGCGGGCGCGGGCGGCGACGGGGCGCCGGCGACGTCCACGGCAGGAGGTATTCGCATGGAGACATTTTAGGAGGAATCTTACGGCATATGGTTGCCAATAATGTCTATAGGATGGGCTTGTGCGCAATGAAGTGAATCTAGACGCCATTGATCGAGACATTCTGTTTCACC encodes:
- a CDS encoding AzlC family ABC transporter permease translates to MRIPPAVDVAGAPSPPAPAAPPRTRSEARAAFRDSASVGLGFVPLGAAFGVLVAHSGVDWWWASLSSALIYAGSFEFLLIGMVTAAVPLASVAVSALLVNVRHVFYALSFPLDRVKGPLGKAYSTFALCDEAYALTAGQQAHTWSGRRILWLQLFMQLYWAGGATAGALLGSLVPDGVKGLDFALTALFTVLALEAVRERREDLPTPVLALLSALAARLLLPGSLLLAAFGLFTAGLLVRRLTAGKDPSRA